A genome region from Pongo pygmaeus isolate AG05252 chromosome 17, NHGRI_mPonPyg2-v2.0_pri, whole genome shotgun sequence includes the following:
- the LOC129019042 gene encoding WW domain-binding protein 2-like isoform X2, with protein sequence MVLNESHSEGSRMIANNTESIPMSYDLVKLTFSDMKNVPEASKGTKKGTIYLTSFIFLYRAKDAMQSFVMSFYLVKTCEIKQPVFDTNYIKGTVNAEAGGGWEGSASGKSAFTAGGAAESGQQVLQVTSQASRGEALSGAYGHSHMPGRTCVFPLPVTSGMYPCPPGCPSPPPSPEFYPGPPKMDRAVGYVQPPPPPYPGPMEPPVSPDVPCTPAAEARATEVAASTYYNPGKPHHVSMPTKQPPPSYPREDKKTQ encoded by the coding sequence ATGGTGCTCAACGAGAGTCACTCAGAGGGCAGCAGAATGATTGCCAACAACACTGAGAGCATCCCAATGTCCTACGATCTTGTGAAACTTACGTTCAGTGACATGAAGAACGTGCCAGAGGCCTCCAAAGGGACCAAGAAAGGCACCATCTACCTTACCTCTTTCATCTTTCTGTACAGGGCGAAGGATGCTATGCAGTCCTTCGTAATGTCATTTTATCTCGTGAAGACCTGTGAGATCAAGCAGCCTGTGTTTGATACaaactacatcaagggaacagtGAACGCCGAAGCAGGCGGTGGCTGGGAAGGCTCTGCTTCCGGCAAGTCCGCCTTCACGGCAGGGGGCGCCGCTGAATCTGGACAGCAGGTGCTCCAGGTGACATCTCAAGCGTCCAGGGGTGAAGCCCTCAGTGGAGCCTACGGCCACTCTCACATGCCTGGCAGGACTTGTGTCTTTCCCCTGCCAGTCACTAGTGGAATGTATCCCTGCCCTCCTGGCTGCCCTTCTCCACCACCTTCGCCTGAGTTCTATCCAGGACCTCCCAAGATGGACAGGGCCGTGGGGTATGTGCAGCCCCCACCACCGCCCTATCCTGGGCCCATGGAACCTCCGGTCAGCCCAGATGTTCCCTGCACTCCTGCAGCCGAAGCCAGGGCCACAGAAGTAGCTGCCAGCACCTATTATAACCCAGGCAAACCACACCACGTCTCCATGCCCACGAAGCAGCCTCCGCCATCTTACCCGAGGGAAGATAAGAAGACCCAGTAG
- the LOC129019042 gene encoding WW domain-binding protein 2-like isoform X1 — MVLNESHSEGSRMIANNTESIPMSYDLVKLTFSDMKNVPEASKGTKKGTIYLTSFIFLYRAKDAMQSFVMSFYLVKTCEIKQPVFDTNYIKGTVNAEAGGGWEGSASGKSAFTAGGAAESGQQVLQVTSQASRGEFYPGPPKMDRAVGYVQPPPPPYPGPMEPPVSPDVPCTPAAEARATEVAASTYYNPGKPHHVSMPTKQPPPSYPREDKKTQ; from the exons ATGGTGCTCAACGAGAGTCACTCAGAGGGCAGCAGAATGATTGCCAACAACACTGAGAGCATCCCAATGTCCTACGATCTTGTGAAACTTACGTTCAGTGACATGAAGAACGTGCCAGAGGCCTCCAAAGGGACCAAGAAAGGCACCATCTACCTTACCTCTTTCATCTTTCTGTACAGGGCGAAGGATGCTATGCAGTCCTTCGTAATGTCATTTTATCTCGTGAAGACCTGTGAGATCAAGCAGCCTGTGTTTGATACaaactacatcaagggaacagtGAACGCCGAAGCAGGCGGTGGCTGGGAAGGCTCTGCTTCCGGCAAGTCCGCCTTCACGGCAGGGGGCGCCGCTGAATCTGGACAGCAGGTGCTCCAGGTGACATCTCAAGCGTCCAGGGGTGAA TTCTATCCAGGACCTCCCAAGATGGACAGGGCCGTGGGGTATGTGCAGCCCCCACCACCGCCCTATCCTGGGCCCATGGAACCTCCGGTCAGCCCAGATGTTCCCTGCACTCCTGCAGCCGAAGCCAGGGCCACAGAAGTAGCTGCCAGCACCTATTATAACCCAGGCAAACCACACCACGTCTCCATGCCCACGAAGCAGCCTCCGCCATCTTACCCGAGGGAAGATAAGAAGACCCAGTAG